The proteins below are encoded in one region of Triticum aestivum cultivar Chinese Spring chromosome 1B, IWGSC CS RefSeq v2.1, whole genome shotgun sequence:
- the LOC123129386 gene encoding receptor-like protein kinase FERONIA, giving the protein MGGGPRCALLLLAAAAACAALVPAAWAQGSTAPAPSGAPFVPRDDILLDCGATGKGNDTDGREWRGDASSKYAPPNLASADAGAQDPSVPQVPYLTARVSAAAFTYSFPLGPGRKFLRLHFYPANYSNRDAADAFFSVSVPAAKVTLLSNFSAYQTATALNFAYLVREFSVNVTGPTLDLTFTPEKGRPNAYAFINGIEVVSSPDLFDLATPFFVTGDGNNQPFPMDPGAALQTMYRLNVGGQAISPSKDSGGARSWDDDTPYIYGAGAGVTYPNDPNVTITYPDSVPGYMAPSDVYATARSMGIDKNVNLAYNLTWIVQVDAGFTYLVRLHFCEIQSPIDKPNQRVFNIYLNNQTAVEGADVIQWVDPLSTGTPLYKDYVVGTVGSGIMDFWVALHPDIRNKPQYYDAILNGMEVFKLQLSNGSLAGPNPVPSADPQAHTGQGKKKSLVGPIAGGVIGGLAVLALGYCCFICKRRRKAAKDTGMSDGHSGWLPLSLYGNSHTSSSAKSHATGSIASSLPSNLCRHFSFAEIKAATKNFDESRILGVGGFGKVYQGEIDGGTTKVAIKRGNPLSEQGIHEFQTEIEMLSKLRHRHLVSLIGYCEDKNEMILVYDHMAHGTLREHLYKTQNAPLSWRQRLEICIGAARGLHYLHTGAKHTIIHRDVKTTNILLDEKWVAKVSDFGLSKTGPSMDHTHVSTVVKGSFGYLDPEYFRRQQLTEKSDVYSFGVVLFEVLCARPALNPTLAKEEVSLAEWALHCQKKGILDQIVDPYLKGKIVPQCFKKFAETAEKCVADNGIERPSMGDVLWNLEFALQMQESAEESGSFGCGMSDEGTPLVMAGKKDPNDPSIDSSTTTTTTTSLSMGDQSVASIDSDGLTPSAVFSQIMNPKGR; this is encoded by the coding sequence ATGGGAGGAGGCCCGAGATGCGCGCTCCTGCTGCTCGCCGCGGCCGCCGCTTGCGCGGCGCTTGTCCCCGCGGCGTGGGCGCAGGGCTcgaccgcgcccgcgccctcggGGGCCCCCTTCGTGCCGCGGGACGACATCCTGCTCGACTGCGGCGCCACGGGGAAGGGCAACGACACGGACGGCCGGGAGTGGCGCGGCGACGCCAGCTCCAAGTACGCGCCGCCGAACCTCGCCTCGGCCGACGCGGGGGCGCAGGACCCCTCGGTGCCGCAGGTGCCCTACCTCACTGCGCGGGTCTCCGCGGCGGCCTTCACCTACTCCTTCCCGCTCGGCCCCGGCCGCAAGTTCCTCCGGCTGCACTTCTACCCGGCCAACTACTCCAACCGCGACGCGGCCGACGCCTTCTTCTCCGTCTCCGTCCCGGCCGCCAAGGTCACGCTCCTCTCCAACTTCAGCGCCTACCAGACCGCCACGGCCCTCAACTTCGCCTACCTCGTACGGGAGTTCTCCGTCAACGTCACTGGCCCGACCCTCGACCTCACCTTCACCCCGGAGAAGGGACGCCCCAACGCCTACGCCTTCATCAACGGCATCGAGGTCGTCTCCTCTCCGGATCTCTTTGACCTCGCCACACCGTTCTTCGTCACCGGTGACGGCAACAACCAGCCATTCCCGATGGATCCCGGTGCTGCTCTGCAGACCATGTATCGGCTCAACGTCGGAGGCCAGGCGATCTCCCCTTCCAAGGACTCCGGCGGGGCTCGGTCATGGGACGACGACACGCCTTACATTTATGGTGCAGGGGCTGGGGTAACGTACCCGAACGATCCCAATGTCACAATCACCTATCCTGACAGTGTGCCGGGATATATGGCGCCTTCGGATGTCTATGCCACGGCCCGATCAATGGGGATAGACAAGAATGTGAACTTGGCCTACAATCTCACCTGGATAGTGCAGGTGGATGCTGGGTTCACATACCTTGTGAGGCTCCATTTCTGTGAGATACAATCCCCAATTGATAAGCCAAATCAGCGGGTGTTCAACATTTACCTCAACAACCAGACTGCCGTGGAAGGTGCTGATGTGATCCAGTGGGTGGATCCGCTTAGTACTGGCACCCCATTGTATAAGGATTATGTGGTCGGCACTGTGGGTTCAGGGATTATGGATTTCTGGGTGGCTCTTCATCCGGATATACGGAACAAGCCACAGTACTATGATGCTATTCTCAATGGGATGGAGGTGTTCAAGCTGCAACTTAGTAATGGGAGCCTCGCGGGGCCAAACCCTGTCCCAAGTGCTGATCCACAGGCGCATACCGGGCAAGGGAAGAAGAAATCACTAGTCGGGCCTATTGCTGGTGGAGTAATTGGAGGTTTGGCAGTGCTTGCACTTGGATATTGCTGCTTCATTTGCAAGAGGCGGAGGAAAGCGGCCAAGGATACTGGCATGAGTGATGGCCATTCTGGTTGGCTGCCGTTGTCGCTGTATGGCAATTCACACACTTCAAGCTCAGCCAAGTCGCATGCTACAGGGAGTATTGCTTCATCTTTGCCATCGAACCTGTGTCGCCATTTCAGCTTTGCAGAGATCAAGGCTGCAACGAAAAACTTTGACGAGTCACGGATCCTTGGTGTTGGTGGGTTCGGTAAAGTTTACCAGGGCGAGATCGATGGGGGCACAACTAAGGTGGCTATCAAGCGTGGCAATCCCTTGTCTGAGCAGGGTATACATGAGTTCCAGACTGAAATTGAAATGCTGTCAAAGCTCCGCCACCGCCATCTTGTGTCGCTGATTGGTTACTGCGAGGACAAGAATGAGATGATCCTGGTCTATGACCACATGGCTCATGGAACTCTGCGTGAGCACCTATACAAGACCCAGAATGCACCGCTTAGCTGGAGGCAGCGTTTGGAGATCTGCATTGGTGCAGCTCGTGGGCTGCACTACCTTCACACCGGTGCAAAGCACACCATTATCCACCGTGATGTGAAGACAACAAACATCCTACTGGATGAGAAATGGGTCGCCAAGGTTTCAGATTTTGGTCTGTCCAAGACTGGGCCATCGATGGATCATACACATGTGAGCACAGTTGTCAAGGGCAGTTTTGGTTACCTAGATCCTGAATACTTCCGCAGGCAGCAGCTCACCGAGAAATCTGATGTCTATTCGTTTGGTGTGGTGCTGTTCGAGGTCCTCTGTGCTCGGCCTGCCTTGAACCCGACTCTTGCAAAGGAAGAAGTTAGCCTGGCAGAATGGGCATTGCACTGCCAGAAGAAGGGAATTCTGGATCAGATTGTTGATCCCTACCTAAAGGGAAAGATTGTTCCGCAGTGCTTCAAGAAGTTTGCCGAGACAGCTGAGAAGTGCGTTGCCGACAATGGCATCGAGCGCCCTTCGATGGGAGATGTGCTTTGGAATTTGGAGTTTGCTCTTCAGATGCAGGAAAGTGCGGAGGAGAGCGGAAGCTTTGGCTGTGGGATGTCGGATGAGGGCACTCCCCTGGTGATGGCTGGAAAGAAGGATCCCAATGACCCATCGATCGATTCAAGCACCACCACGACCACGACAACTTCCCTAAGCATGGGCGACCAAAGTGTCGCGAGCATCGACTCGGACGGGCTGACGCCGAGCGCCGTGTTCTCACAGATCATGAACCCCAAGGGGCGGTGA